The following are encoded in a window of Neomicrococcus lactis genomic DNA:
- a CDS encoding flavin reductase family protein: MTASVEHSSQTTGNGTISHDVGAQSLRQAFSRFPSGVAALCAIVNGQPQGIVASSFTVGVSLEPPLVMFAVQNSSRTWPIVRGAQRIGVSILGEKHEGVCRQIASRDGDRFAGLNLASTDEGALFLEDAALWLDCSVESEFPAGDHQVVLLRVHGHETHGDANEPLVFHGSAFRTLKDNALV; encoded by the coding sequence ATGACCGCCAGCGTCGAGCACTCCTCACAGACCACGGGGAACGGCACCATCTCGCATGATGTGGGTGCCCAGTCCCTGCGACAGGCCTTCTCTCGCTTCCCCTCCGGTGTGGCCGCTTTGTGCGCCATCGTGAACGGACAGCCTCAGGGAATTGTCGCTTCTTCCTTCACGGTGGGCGTCTCGCTTGAGCCACCACTCGTGATGTTCGCCGTGCAGAACTCTTCCCGCACGTGGCCGATTGTTCGCGGCGCACAGCGCATCGGCGTCTCTATCCTGGGCGAAAAGCATGAAGGCGTCTGCCGCCAGATCGCTTCGCGCGATGGCGACCGCTTTGCCGGACTCAACCTCGCCTCCACAGACGAGGGAGCATTGTTCCTAGAGGACGCAGCTTTGTGGCTGGATTGCTCCGTAGAGTCCGAATTCCCCGCCGGCGACCACCAGGTAGTCCTGTTGCGCGTTCACGGTCACGAGACGCACGGAGACGCTAACGAACCGCTGGTCTTCCACGGCTCTGCGTTCCGTACCCTCAAGGACAACGCGCTCGTCTAA
- a CDS encoding DUF1801 domain-containing protein, whose product MAENKTQPTNVDPREFISAVEHPTRRADAEVLLELMEEITGKPAVMWGPSIVGFDEYFYHYESGHKGTAPIVGFSPRKASLSLYGLGNAPEASELLSKLGKHKASVGCVYVNKLADVDVDVLKELIALGHRYGVNVLDQSNEK is encoded by the coding sequence ATGGCCGAGAACAAGACTCAACCCACCAACGTCGACCCTCGAGAGTTCATTTCAGCAGTGGAGCACCCAACGCGCCGCGCAGATGCCGAAGTGCTGCTGGAGCTCATGGAGGAGATCACCGGCAAGCCTGCGGTGATGTGGGGTCCTAGCATTGTGGGGTTCGACGAATACTTTTACCACTACGAAAGTGGGCACAAAGGAACGGCACCCATCGTCGGCTTCTCGCCCCGTAAAGCCAGTTTGTCTCTCTACGGACTCGGCAACGCACCAGAAGCCTCCGAGCTGCTCTCGAAACTAGGCAAGCACAAGGCCAGCGTGGGGTGTGTGTACGTCAACAAGCTCGCTGACGTAGATGTAGACGTCCTGAAAGAACTAATCGCTCTAGGGCACCGTTACGGCGTGAACGTCTTGGATCAGTCCAACGAGAAGTAG